The following nucleotide sequence is from Allocatelliglobosispora scoriae.
GTGCGCTCGATCAGGTGCTCGCGGCACTGCACCAGGACCTGGATCGTGACGTCGTCGGGGATCAGGTCGCCCTCGATCAGCTGGCGCACGAAGTCGAAGTCGGTCTGGCTCGCGGCCGGGAAGCCGACCTCGATCTCCTTGTAGCCCATCGAGACGAGCAGCTGGAACATGCGCAGCTTGCGCTCGGGGGACATCGGGTCGATCAGGGCCTGGTTGCCGTCGCGCAGGTCCACCGCACACCAGCGGGGAGCGCGCTCGACCCGCTTGGTCGGCCAGGTCCGGTCGGGCAGCTCGACCCGGATCTGATCATGGAACGGTTGGTAGCGCTGGTAGGGCATGGTGCTGGGACGCTGAGTGGCGATCGGATCCTGGGCAGATGTAACCGACATGGGTCAATTCTCCTGAAGTCATGGGTCGCAGACGAGGCGCAGCGAAGTGATGTGAGGAAGGACTCTCAGATCGACTGGCTAGCGCGTGCGCGCTCGAACCCCGCGACGAGGTGCCAGTCGGTCAGGCCTCGTCGCGGCGGCCAAGGAGAAGTGCACGCCACATGATGCGAGTCACCTTACGCGCCGTTCCCACCCTTTTCGCCCGACCTCCCACCACGTGAGACGCCGCGTCTTGGGACCAACTCTTCAAGAGTTGGTCCGATAGTCAGCGCAGCGTCGGGGTCGGAGTCGCGGCCGCGACGACCGGGATGACGGGTACGCCGGGACGCGGGCTGTTCGCCGCCCACCACATCAGCGGCCCGGCGACGAGCGCCACCAGCCCGAAGACCCCGCCGATCAGCCACCAGCCCCACCCCGTGTGCAGGGCGAGGAACGTCAGCGCGGCCGGACCGACCATCGCCTGCGCGGCACCGCCCATCCGCATCGCACCCAGATATTCACCCCGTCGATCGGGCGGCGGGATCTCGCTGAAGAGGTACCACATCGCCGACGAGACCCACAGCTCGGTCATCGTCACCAGCGCCACGCAGACCGCGAGGACGCCGATCGTGAGCCAGCCGCTGCCGCCGGAGGTGAACAGCACCAGCGGGCAGGCGGCCATCGTGGCGAGGGCGCCCCAGCGCATCAGCCGGATCGCGCCCGGCATGCTGTCGGCGCCCCGGCTCGCCGGGACCTGGAGCAGCACCGCCATGATCGTGTTGATGGTGAAGAGAGCACCGATCACCGGTTTCGGCACCTCCGTCCGGTTGATGATCCAGAGCGGGATCACCTCGGCGAAGACGGTGCCGTAGAGCATGGCCGCACCGAGCAGCCCGGTGAGGGCGAGGATCGGCCGGTCCCGGAAGACCGCGATCCGGCTCGGTTTCCTGCCGTCGACGAGGGGCGCTCGCTCGATCGGCGGCGCCTTCGGCAGGCGTGAGACGAACAGGCCGTTGACGACGAGGCCGATCGCGTTGGAGATGACGAGGATGTTGAGCACG
It contains:
- a CDS encoding MFS transporter; translated protein: MIPDRGLPRSLALQSLLFSLGSGMFLTGSAVYFTEVVGLTAIQIGIGFSIAGGLSLLFSVPMGALVDRVGAQRSWMLGALAEGAVFAVYPLVKGFTGFLVALSFIAVAQVFAQAGRGAYTIAVIPPEIRVRTQAFMRSALNVGFTVGAGMSAIVLAFHSHSVLNILVISNAIGLVVNGLFVSRLPKAPPIERAPLVDGRKPSRIAVFRDRPILALTGLLGAAMLYGTVFAEVIPLWIINRTEVPKPVIGALFTINTIMAVLLQVPASRGADSMPGAIRLMRWGALATMAACPLVLFTSGGSGWLTIGVLAVCVALVTMTELWVSSAMWYLFSEIPPPDRRGEYLGAMRMGGAAQAMVGPAALTFLALHTGWGWWLIGGVFGLVALVAGPLMWWAANSPRPGVPVIPVVAAATPTPTLR